One Streptosporangium sp. NBC_01495 DNA window includes the following coding sequences:
- a CDS encoding activator-dependent family glycosyltransferase: MRGRPVRPVTYAWREVRQTRGAEPPATSAFANLYIVGLERSVRVLFTTFAASTHLYNMVPLAWALRAAGHEVCVASRPNIQADILAAGLTAVSVGDEIDMVNDAKMLEQLPDDGTPYRMGYDIAETRPEKLTLEYVRDTLGLYSSFISEYQANQAMLDDLVRFARSWKPDLVIWDALTYVGPVAARVTGAAHARMLFGMDHFARMRELFHRLRAQNPEGPQNDPMGDWLAGRLAPFGHEFDEEMVTGQLTIDPLPSWMRISGDLPVLPVRFVPYNGPSTIPDWLAEPPRAPRVCLTFGVTARNVGLHHMQIGELLQAVAELDVEVIATLNAEQLESVSSVPANVHVHDFVPLNALLPSCSAVVHHLGASTMGTAIVHGVPQLLVPGNLWGEPQMARLLEDRGAALFIAPEELSPETLTSNLARLLDDPSFKEGAAQIQKEMLTRPSPGDVVSTLEQLVVRHATTGG, translated from the coding sequence GTGAGGGGGCGACCAGTCCGGCCGGTAACGTACGCCTGGAGAGAAGTGCGACAAACGCGAGGCGCCGAACCGCCGGCGACGTCCGCATTCGCGAACCTTTATATCGTCGGGTTGGAGAGATCCGTGCGTGTTTTGTTCACGACCTTCGCGGCAAGTACTCACCTGTACAACATGGTTCCGCTCGCATGGGCACTGCGTGCCGCCGGCCATGAGGTATGCGTGGCCAGCCGGCCCAATATCCAGGCCGACATTCTCGCGGCGGGACTGACGGCCGTCTCCGTCGGCGACGAGATCGACATGGTCAATGACGCGAAAATGCTGGAACAACTCCCCGATGACGGCACCCCTTACCGGATGGGTTACGACATCGCCGAGACGCGGCCGGAGAAATTGACACTCGAATACGTCAGGGACACGCTCGGCCTGTATTCCAGTTTCATTTCCGAGTACCAGGCGAACCAGGCGATGCTGGACGACCTCGTCCGCTTCGCGCGGTCCTGGAAGCCGGATCTGGTCATCTGGGACGCCCTGACCTACGTCGGTCCCGTCGCGGCCAGGGTCACCGGCGCGGCCCACGCCCGGATGCTGTTCGGGATGGACCACTTCGCCAGGATGCGCGAGCTGTTCCACCGGCTCCGTGCCCAGAACCCCGAAGGGCCGCAGAACGACCCGATGGGCGACTGGCTGGCCGGAAGGCTCGCCCCGTTCGGGCACGAGTTCGACGAGGAGATGGTGACCGGTCAGCTCACCATCGATCCGCTGCCCTCATGGATGCGGATCTCGGGCGACCTGCCCGTCCTCCCCGTGCGTTTCGTGCCCTACAACGGGCCCTCGACCATCCCGGACTGGCTGGCCGAACCTCCCCGCGCGCCAAGGGTGTGCCTCACCTTCGGGGTCACGGCCCGCAACGTCGGCCTGCACCACATGCAGATCGGCGAGCTGCTCCAGGCGGTGGCCGAGCTCGACGTCGAGGTGATCGCGACCCTGAACGCCGAGCAGCTCGAGAGCGTGTCCTCCGTTCCGGCCAACGTCCACGTGCACGACTTCGTGCCGCTCAACGCGCTGCTGCCCAGCTGCTCGGCCGTCGTGCACCACCTGGGCGCCAGCACGATGGGCACCGCCATCGTCCACGGCGTGCCGCAACTGCTGGTCCCCGGCAACCTGTGGGGCGAGCCGCAGATGGCGCGTCTCCTGGAGGACCGTGGCGCCGCGCTGTTCATCGCACCGGAGGAGCTCTCCCCCGAGACGCTGACGTCGAATCTGGCCCGCCTGCTGGACGACCCGTCGTTCAAGGAGGGCGCGGCGCAGATCCAGAAGGAGATGCTGACCAGACCCAGCCCGGGAGACGTCGTGTCGACGCTGGAACAACTGGTCGTCAGGCACGCGACCACAGGAGGGTGA
- a CDS encoding MMPL family transporter, which produces MTDVARFAVRMARWSATHPWQAIVGWILFVAICITAGSLAGTRGTVDSDFWTGESGRTQEIIATGGFPNPPVENVLITARTGTLDKAAADAAAQDVTRRMDALPEVAEVGSPIPSPDGQALLVTVTMRADQQSAVEHVTPLLDATAATQSAYRSLRVEQTGGVTIDSGIFDQVAKDLVLAELLTAPVTLVILLIAFGVFVAAAVPLILAISSIVAAIGLSALASHVFPDVGMVNNIILLMGMAVGVDYSLFYVKREREERAKSGGKLDYAASVELAAATSGHAILVSAFAVIVSMMSLYLGGIAVFSSLATGSVIVVAVAMVGSLTVLPALLAKLGRRLDSPRVPFFGRFGGESREPRMWRAMLRPALRHPALTFLVATVAMLALALPALNLKLTAAGLDTMPRQIVAMQTYDRLTEAFPSEGAAHVVAVRAEAAQAGQVGAALRGIVQDLQGSPLFVPVPEANVRASTDGRVHTIDLATPYTADTAKAAESLRRLKEVVAARMGTIPGADHAVGGDVAKHIDEVDIQTQRMPWVVGFVLLLTLLIMVAAFRSLVVAVTAILLNMLSAAAAFGVLVAVFQYEWAEQLLDFRSNGAIISWVPLFLFVVLFGLSMDYHVFLVSRIKEAAEREGVTTRQAVADGIVSSAGVVTSAAVIMVSVFVCFVFPSMVELKQLGLSLAVAVLLDAVVIRILVLPSLMVMLGRFNWWPSRLGRTVAPEPTPEERPRVTLLK; this is translated from the coding sequence ATGACCGACGTGGCACGGTTCGCAGTACGTATGGCCAGGTGGAGCGCGACGCACCCCTGGCAGGCCATCGTCGGGTGGATCCTCTTCGTGGCGATCTGCATCACCGCGGGTTCGCTCGCGGGCACCCGGGGGACCGTCGACTCCGACTTCTGGACGGGAGAGTCGGGCCGGACGCAGGAGATCATCGCCACGGGCGGCTTCCCCAACCCGCCGGTCGAGAACGTGCTGATCACCGCACGGACCGGCACCCTGGACAAGGCCGCGGCCGACGCCGCCGCGCAGGACGTCACGCGGCGCATGGACGCGCTGCCCGAGGTCGCCGAGGTCGGCTCCCCCATCCCGTCGCCGGACGGCCAGGCCCTCCTCGTCACGGTCACCATGCGCGCCGACCAGCAGTCGGCGGTCGAGCACGTCACGCCCCTCCTGGACGCCACCGCCGCCACCCAGTCCGCGTACCGCTCCCTCAGGGTCGAGCAGACCGGTGGCGTCACCATCGACAGCGGGATCTTCGACCAGGTCGCCAAGGACCTGGTGCTGGCCGAGCTGCTCACCGCCCCGGTGACGCTGGTGATCCTGCTGATCGCCTTCGGCGTCTTCGTCGCCGCGGCCGTGCCGCTGATCCTCGCCATCTCCTCGATCGTGGCGGCGATCGGCCTGTCCGCGCTGGCCTCGCACGTCTTCCCCGACGTCGGCATGGTCAACAACATCATCCTGTTGATGGGCATGGCGGTCGGCGTCGACTACTCGCTGTTCTACGTGAAGCGCGAGCGCGAGGAGCGCGCGAAGTCGGGCGGGAAGCTCGACTACGCGGCCTCGGTCGAGCTGGCCGCGGCCACCTCCGGCCACGCGATCCTCGTCTCCGCCTTCGCGGTGATCGTCTCGATGATGAGCCTCTACCTCGGCGGCATCGCGGTCTTCTCCTCGCTCGCCACCGGCTCGGTCATCGTCGTCGCCGTGGCCATGGTCGGCTCGCTCACGGTGCTGCCGGCCCTGCTGGCCAAGCTCGGCCGCAGGCTCGACAGCCCCCGCGTCCCCTTCTTCGGCCGGTTCGGCGGGGAGAGCAGGGAGCCCCGGATGTGGCGGGCGATGCTGCGCCCCGCGCTGCGGCACCCGGCGCTGACCTTCCTCGTCGCGACGGTGGCCATGCTGGCGCTGGCGCTTCCCGCCCTCAACCTCAAGCTGACCGCCGCGGGCCTCGACACCATGCCCCGGCAGATCGTCGCGATGCAGACCTACGACCGGCTGACCGAGGCCTTCCCCTCGGAGGGCGCGGCGCACGTCGTCGCGGTGCGGGCCGAGGCCGCGCAGGCCGGCCAGGTCGGCGCGGCGCTGAGGGGGATCGTCCAGGACCTGCAGGGCAGTCCGCTCTTCGTCCCGGTCCCCGAGGCGAACGTCCGCGCGTCCACCGACGGCCGCGTGCACACGATCGACCTGGCCACCCCCTACACCGCCGACACCGCGAAGGCCGCGGAGTCACTGAGGCGTCTCAAGGAGGTCGTCGCGGCCCGGATGGGCACGATCCCCGGCGCCGACCACGCGGTCGGCGGCGACGTCGCCAAGCACATCGACGAGGTCGACATCCAGACGCAGCGAATGCCGTGGGTGGTGGGCTTCGTCCTGCTGCTGACTCTCCTGATCATGGTGGCGGCGTTCCGCTCCCTGGTCGTCGCCGTGACCGCGATCCTGCTGAACATGCTCTCGGCCGCCGCCGCGTTCGGCGTGCTGGTGGCGGTGTTCCAGTACGAGTGGGCCGAGCAGCTCCTCGACTTCCGCTCCAACGGCGCCATCATCTCGTGGGTGCCGCTGTTCCTGTTCGTGGTGCTCTTCGGCCTCTCCATGGACTACCACGTCTTCCTGGTCAGCCGGATCAAGGAGGCCGCGGAACGCGAGGGGGTGACCACCCGCCAGGCGGTGGCGGACGGCATCGTCAGCTCCGCCGGAGTCGTGACCAGCGCCGCTGTGATCATGGTCTCGGTGTTCGTCTGCTTCGTCTTCCCGAGCATGGTCGAGCTCAAGCAGCTCGGGCTCTCGCTCGCGGTCGCCGTGCTTCTCGACGCGGTCGTCATCCGCATCCTCGTCCTGCCCTCCCTGATGGTGATGCTCGGCCGCTTCAACTGGTGGCCGTCCCGGCTGGGCCGGACCGTCGCGCCGGAGCCGACACCCGAGGAGCGGCCACGGGTGACGCTACTGAAGTGA